Below is a window of Pseudomonas eucalypticola DNA.
CCGGCCTTGACCCATTGGTTGTCTTCCACCAGCACTTGGGTAATGAACCCCGAGACCTTTGGGGCGACCACTGTGTAGTCGGCCAGCACGTAGGCGTCGTTGGTGCTCTGCGAGCCCGAGGCACCGAACACCGCGGGCCAGGCCAGGTAAAGAATCCCGGCCACCGCGGCCACGGCCACGGTGATCAGAATGACGGTTGGCTTCTTGGTCATCATCACGACTTCTCTCTTGAAGGTTGACTACGCCACCGCGCGCGGTGGGTAGATACGGGTAGGCACGAAAGGGATCAGCACAATCAGCACAGCCGCCACCATGCCCATGTACAGATACAGGTCGGCGCTGGTCAGCACCTGGGCCTGGGCATGCAGGCGCCCGGCCAGGGTAGGATCGTTGAGGTCGGCCAGGGGCGAGTTGCCCAGGCTGTCCACCAGCATCGTCGAGTGAAAGTGCTGGCGCGTGGTGGTCAGCCACTCGATCAAGCCGCTGGCCACCACCGAAGCCAGGCCTTTGACGGTGTTGAACCACGAGGACGCCAATGGCCCTTCAGGCGGGGTCATGCCATTGGTGGCCAGCATCAGCAGGGGAATCACCGCCATCGGCTGGCCGAAGATCTGCAGGCATTGCATCAGGTAGAAATTGTCGCGAATCCACTGCGAAGTCATCAGGCTGCCGACCATGCACGCCGCGCACAGCAGCGCCAGGCCGACGGCCAGTACCCAGCGGCAATCGACCCGGCGGATGTTGCACAGGGCCGCCACCAATGGCAGTGCCAGCAACTGCGGCAAGGCCACCACCAACAACACCGGCGCCGTCTGCGCCGGACGGTAGCCTTGGATGTGCGCCAGGAAGCTGTAGGGGATGATGATGACGCCGGAAAGCACTACCAGCACGCCGCCCAAGGTGATCAGCGAATGGGTGAGGTTGCGGTTGCTGAGCATCTGCAGCTTGAAGAACGGCAGCGGGTGGGACCATTCGTTGATCATGAACAGCACCATCAGCACCGCGCCGCCACCCAGCAACCAGCAAATGAGGGTGGACTCGAACCAGTCCATGCGGTCGCCCAGGGAAATGCCTATGACCAGGGAACAGATCGCCGGCAGGCCGAGCATCAGGCCGCGATAATCGAACTGCTTGAGCCGCTCCAGGCGCAAGGGATCCTGGGGCAAGCCGTAGGCCACGCAGGCCATGGCCACCAGCGCCGGTGGAATGATTTGCCAGAAGATGGCCTGCCAGGGTGCGTATTCGGTCCACAACCCGGCCAGTGGCAAGCCGATGCTGGGGCCGAAGGTGGCCGTCAACGCGTACCCCGCCAGCCCATAGAGCTTGATGTTGGGGGGCAGGAAACGCAGCGCCACGCTCATGAGCATCGGCGGCAAGGCACCGCTGGCCGCCCCTTGCAGGGTGCGCAACACCATCAGGCATGCCAGGTTGGGCGCCAGCGGGCACAGCACGCCCAATACCGCGAAGGCGCCGATGGCGCACAGGGTGAAGCGGCGCAGGGTGAAGGTGACCGCGCACCAGGGCGCGAACGCCATGGCCGAGACCGAGGTGGCTGAATACAAGGCGACCAGCCACGTGCCTTCATCCGACCCGATGTGCATGGCGCCCCGAATGTCGGCCATGGCCAGCTTGGTGACCATTTCGTTGACCCCGGCCAGCAGCACGGCCAGCAACACCCCCACCAGCCCGATGACGATACGCAGGCCGAATGGCTGGGCCACCGGCGGTGCAGCCGGCTTGGGCGGCGCCACGGGTGCAGCGGCCGCAGGAATCTCAAGCGCCTGGGCGCCGAGCGCAGTCATGGTCCCACCCGGGTCGGGCGGCGGCGAACAATGGCAAGGGGCATGGCTTCATGGCTCCGGAAAAAGGTTCCGGTGGATTCTATGAAGCGCCAATGCTGACGAAAACTGACATATCGGAAGGTTACTACTGCACCAGACGCACGTATGGCCAGGGTGCCTTAATGTGCGAGGCGGTTCGCGGGGCAGAACCACTGCCCCAGCGGCTCGCCCCCTCCGTCGCCCCCCGCCCCAGGGGCTCAGTCAGGCTGATGCCCGGGCAATTGCAGCTCACACGCCTGCTTGAGGGTGCGGCGCAGCCAGCGGTGCGCGGGGTCATTGTCGAACCGGGGGTGCCAGGCCTGAATGATGACCACGCTGGCCAGCGACATGGGCAGGTGGAACGAGCGCAAGGGCAGCCCAAGCCGGGCGACGCTCCATTGCACATGCTCGGGCAGCGGCAAGATCAGGTCGGAGCCCGGCAGCGAGAACATCGCCGAGTGGAAGCTGGGCGTGATCAGCGTCACCCGCCGCTCCAGGCCCATGGCGGCCAATGCCGTGTCGATCGGGCCGGTGGCGCGGCCACGCCGCGACACGCTGACCTGGTCATAGGCGGCGAAGCGCTCGGGGGTGATTTCGTCGTCGAACAGGGGATGGTCCACCCGCGCCAGGCCCACGAACGAGGTGGTGAACAGGTTCTGTACCTTGATCTCCGGGCCAAAGGGCCGCATGGCGCTGATGTACAGGTCGATGCGCCCCTCGCGCAGCGCGTCGTCTTCGCCCTCGCCTTCCGGCACGAAGCGCAGCACCGTATTGGGGGCGTGCTCGCGCATGATTTCCATCAGCTGGCCACCGAAGGCGGCGATGAACACATCGTTGGCGCGCAGGTTGAAACAGCGCCGCAAGGTGGACAGGTCGACCTCTTCGCGTGAACTGAACACCACCGCAGCCTGCTCCACCAGGCTGCGCACCCGCCCGCGCAGGGCCAAGGCCCGCGGGGTGGGGACCAGGCCGCGGCCGGCACGCACCAGGATGGGGTCGTCCACGGCCTGGCGTATGCGCGTCAGCGTGCGGCTCATGGCCGCCGGGCTCAGGTTCATGCGCCGCGCCGCGCCCACCACGCTGCCCTCATCCAGCAAGGCGTCCAGCGCGATCAACAAGTTCATGTCCGGCAGTTGCATGGCCCATATCCTCCAGGCGTTGCTTCAATAGTGGCATTGCGCTCCTCGCGTGGCGGGACCTTACACTTTTTGCAACGGATTGCAAAACACGCAACTAGTCATTGTTCAGCACGCCATTTACCAGCCGGGTTTTTTCTCTGAACAATGCGCCCATCGCTGACAGCCCGGACACACCATGACCACGAATGTATTGATCGCCATCGATGGCAGCGACCAGCGCCACGCCGTGATTGACCTGGCGGGCCGGTACCTCTCGCCCTCGCGGCATGCCCTGAAGGTGTTGCTGGCGGTGGACCCGTCCTTCTCGCTGACAAGCGAAAACGACCACATTGCCCGCGCCGATGAAGTGGAATACCCGGCGGCCAGTGAACAGCAGCATGCCGCCAACCGCTTGATCCAATCCGCGTGCGACGCCTTCCAAGCCGCAGGTTTCCAGGTGCAGGGCGCGTTGGTCCAGGGCGAGCCAGCCGACGTCATCGTCAACCGCGCACACGCCCTGGCCTGCGACCTGATCGTCATGGGCCACCGCCACCTGAGCTGGTTCGGCAAGGTCGTCGACCCATCCGTCAGCGCCCGGGTCCTGGATGCCGCGCGCTGCCCGGTACTGATTCAAACACGCTCCACAGCCGACGCCACAGCGGAGAAATGATCATGCCCCTGCACTACCTCGAACTGGAAACCCACGAAGCCGTCGCCCTGATTCGCTTCAACCGGCCCCAGGTGCTCAACGCGCTGTGCGCCGCGATGATGGCCGAGTTGGCGGGTGTACTCGACCAGCTGGAGCAGGACCACGCCATTCGTGCCGTGGTGCTGACCGGCACCGCCGAAGCATTTGCCGCCGGTGCCGACATCAAGGAGATGCGCGACCTGACGTACATGGATGTATACCGCGCCGACTTCGTCACCGTGGACTGGGAACGCATCGCCAGCTTCCGAAAACCCATCATCGCCGCCGTCGCCGGCTTCGCGCTGGGTGGCGGGTGTGAAATGGCGTTGATGTGCGACTTCATCCTGGCGGCCGACAATGCCCGCTTCGGCCAACCGGAAATCAAGTTGGGCACCATCCCCGGCGCCGGTGGCAGCCAGCGCCTGGCACGCTTCGTGGGCAAGTCCAAAGCCATGGACATGGTGCTGACGGGCCGCACCCTGGACGCCCAGGAGGCCGAGCGCTGTGGCCTGGTCAGCCGTGTGGTCAAGGCCGATGAGCTGGTGGATGAAGCGCTGCTGACCGCTTCACGCATCGCCAGTTATTCGGGCCCGGTCTGCATGCTGGCCAAGGAAGCGGTGAACGCAGCGTTCGAGACGACGCTGGCCGAAGGGGTTCGCCAGGAGCGCCGCCTGTTCCACTCCACCTTCGCCATCGACGACCAGAAAGAAGGCATGGCCGCCTTCAGCGAAAAACGCCGGGCGCAATTCAGTCATCGCTGATCGGTAGCAGGCGGCGGGCACTTCAGGTCCAGCGCGTGCGCCCACGGCGCGGCCATGGCCGCTGCGAGAGCAACGGTGGGACGCCTGTTACCACTGGTATCGGTACCCGGCGTTCAGTGCCCACGGGCGCTTGAGGGCCGGGCTATCGCTGGTTTCGATGTCGGCGTACACCTGATGGCCGGCCCCCAGGGACCCGGTCAGCCCGGCACCGGCGTACCAGCCCCCACCATTGCCATCAGGGTGGCTGGCGACCGTGTTGGTCCTGATGCGGTTGCGTGCCGTGAGGTCCTGGGTCCAGCCAAATGCAAGGTAGGGTTGCCATGCGGCATCACCCCGCAGCTGGCGCCCGATGCGTGTGCCAGCGCGCAACTGGGTGGCGACTCCCGAACTGGCGTCAACGTGCAGGCCATTGCTCAAGGCGTAACGATCGCCACTGGCATACAGCGCGGAAAACTGCACCTGCGGTTCGATGAACCAGTCGTGGGCGAGCGCCCACCGCTTGCCTGTTTCCAGCGAAACCCCGGCACCGTGGCTGCGCGAGTGGCCGGTGACCCTGGCGCCGTCACTGGCGCGCACGTCGAGACGCGTGGACCAGCGGTTGAGGGTCACCAGGCTATCGGTGTACCAGCCCGAGTCGTCCAGGTAGGTGGCATAGGTACCCACGTAGGCACTGTCCAGCTTGCCGCTGCCTTCGCCGCTGAAACGGCGATCGGCCTGGCTATGGCCGAGCAGCGCCCCCAGTACCCAGGTGCCACTGGCCGTGCTCAGCCGGGCGTCGGCGCCCAGCTGAACGCCGTTGATGTGCTGGGAAAAGTCACGGCCCACGCCATTGTCCAAACGCTGATGCTGGCCGTAGCTGCGCAGCCACAGGCCCTGCCCCGCGCCGCCGTTGCGTAGGTCACCCACGCGCTGAATCAGGCTACCGCGTTCCGCGTCCCAGGTGTCGCGCAATGTAGCCAGGGCACTGCTGTTGATGGCCGCGCTGGCCGCCGTGGACAGGTTAACCGGTGTCGGCGGTGTCGGCGTGGGCGGCGTGGGCGGTGTCGGCGTGGTCGGTGTCGGCGTGGGCGTCGGCGTCGGCGTCGGCGTCGGTGGCACAGGGGGCAACAGAGCTTCAGGGGGCTCGACAGGCACGGTCGGTTCAGGCGGTACGGGCACGCCCGGGTCAGTCGGTTCACCTGGCTCAGGCGTCGGTAAGAGCTGCCCAACGTTGACCAGGTTCCAGTTCACCCCGGCTATGCCCTCCTCCTTGCGCAAGGCATAGCGATACGTGCCGGCGTCCACCAGCGCGCCGCGGTTGGCCAGGGTAAAACGCCCGGGACCGCCCTGACTTTGCACCAGGGTCAATCGCTGGCCACCGGCGGTGGGCTCGGCGCCGCTGTTGCGCACCAGCAACTGATTGCTGCCCATGATCTGGCCGCCTACCTCCACGCGGTCGCCACGCTGTTCGCCCAGGTCGGTGTTCATGGCGTAATAGCCATCGCCCGTCAGGTTACCGGCCACACGCAGGTTCATGAAACCCCCGCTCGGGGCCGCGGCGAATGCCACCACGCCATCGTTGTTCAGGGCGGCCAGGGCGGAGTCGCCGCGCAGCCGCCAGGCACTGGTGGCATCGATGTCCACGCCGCTGGCCTGTGGACTGTCGCGCACCGCGCCGTCCAGTGTCGACGCGTCACGCAGGTTCATTTCCAGGGCGCCGGCGTCCACTTGCACGTCGCCCTGCAGCCACGACGCGCTGCTGTCGAGGGTGACCTTGCCAGCGGCGACCCCGTTCGCGGCGTCGGTGAGCCACAACACGCTGCCCCCATCGCCCGCGCTGCGCCCTGTGAGCTGGCTGTTGGTGAGGCTGGCCACCAGGCTGCCGCCGGACACCCGCACGGCGCTGGCGTCTTGCGTGCCCACCACGCTATCGGTGAGGGCCAGGTGGTTGGTCACCCCTGCCTCGGTGGCTTGGCTGACAATGCCATAGGCTTTCGCGCCCTGGGTGCGAAGCGACGAGGCCTGCAGGCTCATGCTGGCGTCATTGCTGATCGCCAGGCCATAGGCAGATGCCCCTTGAGTGACTACCTCGGTGCGCGTCGCCTGCAGCGTTGCTTCGCGACCCGCGGCGAACAGGCCATGGGCCAGATCGCCGTGGGTCAGTACCTGGCTGTCCTCCAGGCTGATATGCGCCCCCGGCAAACGCGCCACCGCCCCCATGGCACCCTTGCCGTACGTTTCCACGGCCACATCGCGTACATCGAAGGTGGCGCGGGGATCGGTGCCGGGGTCCTGGTTACCCACCATATCGGTCGAGGCGTACAGGGCATAGGCCGAGTCCCCGTGGGTGGTGAGGCTGCCGCCGTTCATGGTGAACGCCCCGGCGCGGTTATCGACGCCGGTCGCCAGGCGCCCCCAGGTTTCCAGATCGCTGCCTTGCACATCGGCCCGACTGCCGCTGCCCGGCATCCAGATCGCGGAGCCGGAGTCACCCCGGGTGGTGACCTGGGCGTCGGTCATGTGCAGCACCGATTCCCTGGCGTTGAGGTTCACGCCGTTGCCCGTCTGCGAGGCAATGCGCGAATGGCTGACCGTCGCTTGGCCGCCGGGCTTGAGGCCCACGGGCCGGATCAGGATGCCATCGCCCATGGCCTTGAGGCTGCCATTGCTGAAGGTGAACACGCCCTCCTGCATGTCCACACCTTGGGCCTTGTGGGACTCGGCGGTAACGCCGTCGGCCCGGATCACGGTACCGGCGTCGGTCATGCCAAACACCGGCGCATACTGGCCATAGGTGATCGCCGTGGTGTCGTGCAACTGCACCTGGGCGCCGTCCTGGGCGCGGATGGCATAGGCAACGTTGCCGGTACTGGACACGGTGGCGCCGTCGGCGCTGATCGTGGTGCCAGCGCCCATAACCGACACCCCATCCGCCATCATGCCGGTGGTACTGACGACGCCACCGGTGAGTTGCGCCGCGCCCCCGTTCGCCACCACCACGCCCCGGCCACGCGCACCGTTGGTGATGACGCTGGTGGCCTGCAACCGCAGCATGCTGCCGGCACCGCTGGCGCTGGCACCGTCGCCGAAGTAGCCATTGGCGATCAGGGTCGAGCGCTCCAGCGCCGCCTTGCCGCCGTTCAGGGCCTGCACGGCCACCACGGCGTCGTTGTTGGTGGCGGCTGTAGCCCTGACATCCAGGCCCAGGCCGAGAAAATCATTGGGCGCGCCGCTGACATTGATGGTTGGACCCGCGCCGCTGTGGGTAACGTGGTCGCCATCCAGGACCAGGGATTGCCCCGCGCTGGAAGAGAGATCTATCTGGTCATATTCGGCAGCCGATGCCGAGATCATCACGGCCAACATTGCGTGGCCGACTGCCACGCTGCTGAACCTGCGTTGGAACAGGGTCATTCATTGACTCCTCAAGACGGTACGTCTGCATTGACGACCAGCGTCGCCAGGTGAATCGAGCAGGACAATCTTGCGGACAGGGCCAATGAACGGTCTTTGATAAACGGCCGCGCTTGTTCAAAAGTGCGGCTGATGTTGCGCCAGGGAGCCTTGCGCCAAGCTGCTCATGGGCTGCTCATCGGCTACTCAAACCCGAGCCTGCGGCATGAATGCACGGCGCCTGGGCGCTCACCATGGGGTGACCTGCCCCGCGTTCGCCCAGGCGGTAGGCAATCTGGCAACTGGAGCCCCCCTGCAGGTTGACCGACAGGGTGCCGGCATCGGCGATACCTTGTACGAAGGCATTGTTGCCCTGGCCCACCACGCCTACCACATTGCCACCGGCATCACGTACGTCAGCCCCGAACGGCAAGGCAATATGCCCACCGTTGGTGATATGGATCACGGCCGATTGTCCGACGCGCGTCTTGAAGTCCAGCTTCACGATGGCGCCGGCGTAGGGGGCGACCTGCTGTGTGGTGTTTTGGAAAGTAACGTCCATGGAGCTGCCCTTGGGGTCCAGGTTGATGGTATTCATGCGGTACGGGGACAGGTAAGGCATTACCCCATAGCCACGCTTGTCCAGCTCCAGGCCGGACAGCCCGCCAATGGTCGCGCCCTCGCCGCCCGGCGCCGATACCACGGCAATGGTCTCGCCGGTGGTGGGCGACAGGGTCACCCCACCGCTATGCACCACCATGCTGCCATCGCTACCCAGGGAATATGCCTTGTAGTCGCTGCCTTGCTCGTAAGAGCCGCGCACCGTGCTGCGGCGGCCGCGGTACTGGGCATTCACACTGCCAGAGCTGGAGGTGTTGCTATCGCTGGCCTGGGCCACGCCATAGCTCAGGCGCCCCGCCTCATCGGCCGTGCCGCTGAGGTAGTTGCGCAACGTGCTGCCCTGCCCCGGCGCTGTGGTGTACTGGGTGCTCAAGCTCGGCGACCGGGTGCTGCTGCCCAGTGGCAAGGTCAGGCTGAGAAAATACTGGGTTTGCGCGCCGGCGAATTGATCATCGTCTCGGCTGGCCGACAGGCTGTAGCTGACATCGCCCAGGTGCCCGTTGAAACCCACCTGGAATTGCCGGCTGGATGTGTCCATGCCGCTCCAGCGTTTGCTGCTGGAGCCGGTCAGGAACACCGAACCATAGCTGCCCACGGGCTGGTCGATGCTGATGTCGAAGCGATCGCGTTCGTTGCCGTTCCACAACCAGTCCTGCCGAAAAGCCGGGTCTTTGACCTGCGCGCGGGCATCGACCGCCTGCGACAGGGTCATGTACCTGGATGAGGAGTAGCGGTACGCGGCCAGGGTGACATTGGTCTTGGTATCGGTGAGCATCTTGCTGTAGGCCAGCTTCACGCTGCGCCCGGACGCCGAGCCCTGGCCATTGCCCAGGTCGGTGTGTTCCTGCGTCAGGTCCAGGGAGAATGCCCCCATCGGCGTGTTCAGGCCAGCGCCGAGCAGCCCGGCGTGAAAGCCCTCACTGGCCTGGAGACCGCCGTAACCGGTCAGGTAGTTATTGAAGCCGTAGTGCACCGTGCCCTGTAGCAGGTGGGCGTCGGAAGACAGGGCCTGGTTATACAGTTTACCGGCCACCAGTTCATATTGGCTGCGCCCCGGACGCAGCAGGTTGGTCACCGACGAATACGGCACGGCGAACCGCCGCTCGCCGCCGTCCGCCTCGGTGACCACCACATTGAGGTCACCGCCATAGCCAGTGGGGTACAGGTCGTCGATCACGAAGTTACCCGGGGTCACGGTGGTCTGGTAGATCTTGATATCGTTCTGCCAAACCTCGACCCGCGCGTTGGTGCGGGCAAAGCTGCGAATGGTGGGCGCGAAGCCGATCTGCGAGTCCGGGAACATGCGCTCGTCCGATGCCAGGCTGGCACCGCGCACGGCCACGCTGTCAAAGCCCACGCCCTTGGTATTGATCTCGCCCAGGGTGACCAGGCTTTTAAGCCCCGCCACCGGGCGCTGCACGTAGGTCGACAACCGGTTCCACTGTGCCTTGGTGCCATTGGTCCAGGTGACATTGGCATTGTGCCTGAACTGCCACAGGCCCAGGTTGAACCCGCCGCGCAACCCCAGGTAGGCAGAATCGGTGCTGCCGAAGTCATCATTCTGGGTGCCGAAGTAGTTCAGGTTGTAGTCCAGCTTCGCCGCAGTCACGCCCGGGTCCCAGTATTGCGCCTCCACGTACCCACGGGGCACGCGGCGCAAGCTTGCCTGGGGAACCTGCAGGTAGAGTTTCTGCTCCGACAGGTCGGCGTAGGCGATGGCGTTGGGGATGGCCGCGGCCACGGTGCGGCACCCCTGGCCCTCGGCCTGGGGTGGAGTGTCGATGCCGATGCGGCGCATTTCGGCCATGGTGAAGCAGGCTTCGGCAATGTTGCCGTGGCCCACATCGACGAATTCGATGCGTGCCCGGGAGGCCTGCTTGCCGTTCAAGTAGATGTCCAGGTCATAGTGCCCTGGCAACACGGGATTACCTTGCTGGTAGCGCGACATGTCCAGGTGCTTGGCATTGCCCACCAGGAATGAGCTGTCGAATTGCGCGTCCGGATGGACCGTCTGCGCGGCTGCCGGTGGCAGTGCCGATTGCGCCGCCCAAGCGGGCTTGGCTGGCCAGTGGAACACGAGACACAGCACGGCCCAGAATCGCAGGGTCGAACCGGAAGTCGAGGCGCGCGGAAACCTTCCGCCCACGCCAGGAGAGCGAGCTAAACAGTTCATATTCATCACAACAACGTGGCGGGGGTTTGCAAGCATTTGACGGCGTTGTTACCGACGCGTATGACTCGACCGTTTCGTGTGGGGTCAAGCAGCCAGCCATTGAGGAAAGCGAGGCGCACTGCCGGGATACCCCTGCATGGAGCGCACGCAGGGGTATTGGCTCAGTTGTAGCTCAGTTGATATTTAACCTGGCTCTTGACCAGGCCCGCCGTCGATGCACCGGTGGCGTAGTACTGCACGCCGTAGGTCATTTCCGCGGCTTTGTTGATCAGCGCAAAGCTCTTCGCCGCGCCGGCATCACCGGGTTTGATCACGCTGTTATCATCGATGTTGAACAATTGCAGGCCCACTTGCGTGGCAGCGGTGGCACCGCTCAGCTGGTTCTTCAACAGGCCGGTGCTCAAGTCCACCAGGCTGGCGTCGTAGAGGAACTGCGCGCGTACGTTCTGTACCGACGCCGAGCAATTATTCACGGCGATGCGAAAGTTCAACGGCACAGCGGTATCACCGGCCTGCGCCAGATCAGCCACTTTAGCGGTGGCCAGGTCTACCGTGAAGTCACCGTTGGAGCCGGTGGTGACTTCACAGGTTTCGTCGGTCACCTTGCCATTGAAGGTAATGGTTCCCGCATCTGCCGCAACAGCGGCTTGCGACATCAGGCCAAGCCCGACCAGGCTCAATACCGCGCTGCCCAAAGACACTTTAAACTGCTTCTTCATCACGTCTATATCCATCCAGAAAGTTTCAGACAAACGCCATCCGCGTTCCGCGTGAAGTGCACCCCTTATTGCCATCGGCCTCAGGCTGCATTCATGACGGCACGACAATTATCGGTACTGGGTCTTTATCGGTCTTTTAGAAAATGCCGCACTTTGTAGAAACAGCGCTTTATTTTTTCAATCGGTACAACACTGTATTTCAAGTTGCACAACAAGCCCGTTCAACGGCGCTCGTCCCGATAACTTGACGGGGTTATTCCCATCAGGCTCTTGAAACTTGCGCACATATGCGCGTGGTCCGAGAAGCCGCACTCGTGGGCGATATCGCTGAGGGTCGACGCCTGGCTTCTGAGTAACTCGCAAGCCTTGGTCACCCGCTCCAGCATCACGTATTGATGAGGCGTCTGGCCCAGGGTGGCCCTGAACTGGCGGATGAACGCCGAACGGCCGAGGCCGGCGATGGCAGCCAGTTCCTCCACCCGCAGCGGCGCACTCAGGTTGGCGCGCAAATGCGCGATGACAGGGTCGAATGCCTGCATCCGCCGGGCGCTGCCCACCTGGCCGCGCCAGGCATCGCGCAACTCCAGTGTATGAAAAGCAATGGCCCGTGCCAGGTGCTCGGTCTTCATGGCCGCCACACTGCCGGAGTGGTCCATGGCCCGCTTGATGCTGCGCAGCATCAGGCTCAGGCCGCGGTCCTGCAGGCCGAACATGGAGATCAACGGCAGGCGCAACCGCTCACCGGGATAAACCGGACTGCTGGCCACTTCTTCGAAGACTTCGGCGCGGATGAACACATGCAGCACGCGGGTGGCATTGGCCAGCTCCA
It encodes the following:
- a CDS encoding MFS transporter; this translates as MTALGAQALEIPAAAAPVAPPKPAAPPVAQPFGLRIVIGLVGVLLAVLLAGVNEMVTKLAMADIRGAMHIGSDEGTWLVALYSATSVSAMAFAPWCAVTFTLRRFTLCAIGAFAVLGVLCPLAPNLACLMVLRTLQGAASGALPPMLMSVALRFLPPNIKLYGLAGYALTATFGPSIGLPLAGLWTEYAPWQAIFWQIIPPALVAMACVAYGLPQDPLRLERLKQFDYRGLMLGLPAICSLVIGISLGDRMDWFESTLICWLLGGGAVLMVLFMINEWSHPLPFFKLQMLSNRNLTHSLITLGGVLVVLSGVIIIPYSFLAHIQGYRPAQTAPVLLVVALPQLLALPLVAALCNIRRVDCRWVLAVGLALLCAACMVGSLMTSQWIRDNFYLMQCLQIFGQPMAVIPLLMLATNGMTPPEGPLASSWFNTVKGLASVVASGLIEWLTTTRQHFHSTMLVDSLGNSPLADLNDPTLAGRLHAQAQVLTSADLYLYMGMVAAVLIVLIPFVPTRIYPPRAVA
- a CDS encoding LysR family transcriptional regulator: MQLPDMNLLIALDALLDEGSVVGAARRMNLSPAAMSRTLTRIRQAVDDPILVRAGRGLVPTPRALALRGRVRSLVEQAAVVFSSREEVDLSTLRRCFNLRANDVFIAAFGGQLMEIMREHAPNTVLRFVPEGEGEDDALREGRIDLYISAMRPFGPEIKVQNLFTTSFVGLARVDHPLFDDEITPERFAAYDQVSVSRRGRATGPIDTALAAMGLERRVTLITPSFHSAMFSLPGSDLILPLPEHVQWSVARLGLPLRSFHLPMSLASVVIIQAWHPRFDNDPAHRWLRRTLKQACELQLPGHQPD
- a CDS encoding universal stress protein; amino-acid sequence: MTTNVLIAIDGSDQRHAVIDLAGRYLSPSRHALKVLLAVDPSFSLTSENDHIARADEVEYPAASEQQHAANRLIQSACDAFQAAGFQVQGALVQGEPADVIVNRAHALACDLIVMGHRHLSWFGKVVDPSVSARVLDAARCPVLIQTRSTADATAEK
- a CDS encoding enoyl-CoA hydratase; its protein translation is MPLHYLELETHEAVALIRFNRPQVLNALCAAMMAELAGVLDQLEQDHAIRAVVLTGTAEAFAAGADIKEMRDLTYMDVYRADFVTVDWERIASFRKPIIAAVAGFALGGGCEMALMCDFILAADNARFGQPEIKLGTIPGAGGSQRLARFVGKSKAMDMVLTGRTLDAQEAERCGLVSRVVKADELVDEALLTASRIASYSGPVCMLAKEAVNAAFETTLAEGVRQERRLFHSTFAIDDQKEGMAAFSEKRRAQFSHR
- a CDS encoding autotransporter outer membrane beta-barrel domain-containing protein codes for the protein MTLFQRRFSSVAVGHAMLAVMISASAAEYDQIDLSSSAGQSLVLDGDHVTHSGAGPTINVSGAPNDFLGLGLDVRATAATNNDAVVAVQALNGGKAALERSTLIANGYFGDGASASGAGSMLRLQATSVITNGARGRGVVVANGGAAQLTGGVVSTTGMMADGVSVMGAGTTISADGATVSSTGNVAYAIRAQDGAQVQLHDTTAITYGQYAPVFGMTDAGTVIRADGVTAESHKAQGVDMQEGVFTFSNGSLKAMGDGILIRPVGLKPGGQATVSHSRIASQTGNGVNLNARESVLHMTDAQVTTRGDSGSAIWMPGSGSRADVQGSDLETWGRLATGVDNRAGAFTMNGGSLTTHGDSAYALYASTDMVGNQDPGTDPRATFDVRDVAVETYGKGAMGAVARLPGAHISLEDSQVLTHGDLAHGLFAAGREATLQATRTEVVTQGASAYGLAISNDASMSLQASSLRTQGAKAYGIVSQATEAGVTNHLALTDSVVGTQDASAVRVSGGSLVASLTNSQLTGRSAGDGGSVLWLTDAANGVAAGKVTLDSSASWLQGDVQVDAGALEMNLRDASTLDGAVRDSPQASGVDIDATSAWRLRGDSALAALNNDGVVAFAAAPSGGFMNLRVAGNLTGDGYYAMNTDLGEQRGDRVEVGGQIMGSNQLLVRNSGAEPTAGGQRLTLVQSQGGPGRFTLANRGALVDAGTYRYALRKEEGIAGVNWNLVNVGQLLPTPEPGEPTDPGVPVPPEPTVPVEPPEALLPPVPPTPTPTPTPTPTPTTPTPPTPPTPTPPTPVNLSTAASAAINSSALATLRDTWDAERGSLIQRVGDLRNGGAGQGLWLRSYGQHQRLDNGVGRDFSQHINGVQLGADARLSTASGTWVLGALLGHSQADRRFSGEGSGKLDSAYVGTYATYLDDSGWYTDSLVTLNRWSTRLDVRASDGARVTGHSRSHGAGVSLETGKRWALAHDWFIEPQVQFSALYASGDRYALSNGLHVDASSGVATQLRAGTRIGRQLRGDAAWQPYLAFGWTQDLTARNRIRTNTVASHPDGNGGGWYAGAGLTGSLGAGHQVYADIETSDSPALKRPWALNAGYRYQW
- a CDS encoding fimbria/pilus outer membrane usher protein, whose translation is MLCLVFHWPAKPAWAAQSALPPAAAQTVHPDAQFDSSFLVGNAKHLDMSRYQQGNPVLPGHYDLDIYLNGKQASRARIEFVDVGHGNIAEACFTMAEMRRIGIDTPPQAEGQGCRTVAAAIPNAIAYADLSEQKLYLQVPQASLRRVPRGYVEAQYWDPGVTAAKLDYNLNYFGTQNDDFGSTDSAYLGLRGGFNLGLWQFRHNANVTWTNGTKAQWNRLSTYVQRPVAGLKSLVTLGEINTKGVGFDSVAVRGASLASDERMFPDSQIGFAPTIRSFARTNARVEVWQNDIKIYQTTVTPGNFVIDDLYPTGYGGDLNVVVTEADGGERRFAVPYSSVTNLLRPGRSQYELVAGKLYNQALSSDAHLLQGTVHYGFNNYLTGYGGLQASEGFHAGLLGAGLNTPMGAFSLDLTQEHTDLGNGQGSASGRSVKLAYSKMLTDTKTNVTLAAYRYSSSRYMTLSQAVDARAQVKDPAFRQDWLWNGNERDRFDISIDQPVGSYGSVFLTGSSSKRWSGMDTSSRQFQVGFNGHLGDVSYSLSASRDDDQFAGAQTQYFLSLTLPLGSSTRSPSLSTQYTTAPGQGSTLRNYLSGTADEAGRLSYGVAQASDSNTSSSGSVNAQYRGRRSTVRGSYEQGSDYKAYSLGSDGSMVVHSGGVTLSPTTGETIAVVSAPGGEGATIGGLSGLELDKRGYGVMPYLSPYRMNTINLDPKGSSMDVTFQNTTQQVAPYAGAIVKLDFKTRVGQSAVIHITNGGHIALPFGADVRDAGGNVVGVVGQGNNAFVQGIADAGTLSVNLQGGSSCQIAYRLGERGAGHPMVSAQAPCIHAAGSGLSSR
- a CDS encoding fimbrial protein, which produces MKKQFKVSLGSAVLSLVGLGLMSQAAVAADAGTITFNGKVTDETCEVTTGSNGDFTVDLATAKVADLAQAGDTAVPLNFRIAVNNCSASVQNVRAQFLYDASLVDLSTGLLKNQLSGATAATQVGLQLFNIDDNSVIKPGDAGAAKSFALINKAAEMTYGVQYYATGASTAGLVKSQVKYQLSYN